From a single Saccharomonospora amisosensis genomic region:
- a CDS encoding SPW repeat domain-containing protein, protein MSGRVVGENQFWIGQAVEGLPTPSLPSSLIFLSAVWLGFAPFALHYGFPGLEAAVDTNDVTLAVVVGTLALFRVVFPRALPALSLVNAALGGWLVVSAFVLDHAAARRGDVALINDVVVGLVLVTLGIASAWLTYRQRDRRPQSSSSAR, encoded by the coding sequence ATGTCGGGTCGCGTGGTGGGAGAGAACCAATTCTGGATCGGGCAGGCGGTCGAAGGTCTGCCGACGCCCAGCTTGCCGAGTTCGCTCATCTTTCTCAGCGCGGTGTGGCTGGGCTTCGCTCCGTTCGCGCTTCACTACGGCTTCCCGGGCCTGGAGGCCGCGGTGGATACGAACGACGTCACACTCGCTGTCGTCGTTGGCACGCTCGCCTTGTTCAGGGTGGTGTTTCCCCGAGCGTTGCCCGCGCTGAGCCTCGTCAACGCCGCACTGGGTGGTTGGCTGGTCGTGTCGGCGTTCGTCCTCGATCACGCGGCGGCCCGCCGAGGCGACGTCGCCCTCATCAACGACGTGGTGGTGGGGCTGGTGCTGGTGACGCTTGGCATCGCCAGCGCGTGGCTGACCTACCGGCAGCGCGACCGGAGGCCTCAGTCGTCCTCGTCGGCGAGGTAG
- a CDS encoding AAA family ATPase → MEIIEEERAKHHNALARDLQKLLVAGGGPIDSSATLIVPPPPKDREGEWDLGEVKEPERMLEDLILDPALVQTLDGLVEEVRQWPQLDAASIPRRQRLLLEGPPGCGKTTAAEALAAELGRPFLLVRLDAVVSSYLGETASNLRRILDYADQAPFVVLFDEFDALGRSRDDHAEHGEMKRVVTAFLQMTDRYRGPSLLIAATNHSGLLDHALWRRFDEVLTFRKPTVHELRRLLRLRLKRVPHSGLDIERYAGRLKDLPHAAAEKLVTDARRHALLRDSDTVESDDLDAVLANVTSRPW, encoded by the coding sequence ATGGAGATCATCGAGGAAGAGCGGGCGAAGCACCACAACGCGCTCGCACGTGACCTACAGAAGCTCCTGGTCGCCGGTGGGGGGCCCATCGATTCGAGCGCAACACTGATTGTGCCCCCACCGCCTAAGGATCGCGAGGGCGAGTGGGACCTGGGGGAGGTCAAGGAACCAGAGCGGATGCTCGAGGATCTGATCCTGGACCCCGCATTGGTGCAGACCCTGGACGGCCTGGTCGAGGAGGTCCGTCAGTGGCCTCAGCTGGATGCGGCCTCGATTCCGCGCCGCCAGCGGCTGCTGCTCGAAGGGCCTCCCGGCTGCGGAAAGACGACCGCCGCCGAAGCGCTGGCCGCAGAACTGGGGCGCCCGTTCCTGCTGGTTCGCCTGGATGCGGTGGTGTCGTCCTACCTCGGTGAGACGGCCAGCAATCTGCGGCGCATTCTCGACTACGCGGACCAGGCACCCTTCGTTGTCCTGTTCGACGAGTTCGACGCACTGGGACGGTCCCGTGACGACCACGCCGAACACGGAGAGATGAAGCGTGTCGTCACTGCGTTTCTGCAGATGACCGACCGCTACCGTGGGCCGAGTCTCCTGATTGCGGCCACGAACCACTCGGGCTTGCTCGACCACGCTCTCTGGCGCCGCTTTGACGAAGTACTCACCTTTCGCAAACCGACCGTGCACGAACTGCGGAGGCTGCTGCGGCTGCGGCTCAAGCGAGTACCGCACTCCGGCCTCGATATCGAGCGATATGCCGGAAGGCTGAAGGACCTCCCGCATGCCGCCGCGGAGAAACTCGTCACCGACGCCCGGCGCCATGCCCTGCTTCGCGACAGTGACACCGTCGAAAGCGACGATCTCGACGCCGTGCTCGCCAACGTCACATCACGTCCCTGGTAG
- a CDS encoding FecCD family ABC transporter permease, protein MGVRDIPLAAVWEALLGHDHSNADHGVIWNQRMPRTLIGLLAGVALGVAGALLQGLTRNPIADPGLLGINAGASLAVVSAIALFGVTDPAGFVWFAFVGGATAAALVYAAATLGPEGPTPVTLILLGAAVTATATSAITLMLLTDQPASPSTAAGRWGLR, encoded by the coding sequence GTGGGGGTACGGGATATCCCGCTCGCAGCCGTGTGGGAAGCGCTGCTCGGCCACGACCACTCGAACGCCGACCACGGGGTCATCTGGAACCAGCGCATGCCAAGGACCCTGATCGGCCTGCTCGCCGGGGTCGCGTTGGGTGTGGCAGGCGCGCTGCTACAGGGACTGACCAGGAACCCGATCGCGGACCCCGGGCTACTCGGCATCAACGCGGGCGCCTCGCTCGCGGTGGTTTCGGCGATCGCCTTGTTCGGCGTCACCGACCCCGCCGGGTTCGTGTGGTTCGCCTTCGTCGGTGGGGCGACCGCCGCCGCCCTCGTCTACGCTGCCGCAACGCTGGGGCCCGAAGGCCCGACTCCAGTCACGCTGATTCTCCTGGGGGCCGCCGTGACGGCGACCGCGACCTCGGCGATCACCCTGATGTTGCTCACCGACCAGCCCGCTTCGCCGAGTACCGCTGCTGGTCGGTGGGGGCTCCGGTGA
- a CDS encoding HpcH/HpaI aldolase/citrate lyase family protein yields MTRLLRSARTLLFVPGDRPDRFAKAVATGADAVVVDLEDAVAPESKERARAAAAEWLSAGNADTLVRINAHGTPWFADDLAMVIEANAAVMLPKAQDAEVLAALGAAGVVPLVETAAGIQRAREVCTAPGVVRVAFGSVDLAAELGVAHDDHLALTYARSALVVASAAAGLPGPIDGVTTALHDTDALLADLRHARRLGFTGKLCVHPSQVTPLHDSLKPTPSELDWAKRVLAAAADGAAAQVDGQLVDKPVVERARGLIEREG; encoded by the coding sequence ATGACACGACTACTGCGGAGCGCGCGAACGCTGCTGTTCGTGCCGGGTGACCGCCCCGATCGGTTCGCCAAGGCGGTGGCCACGGGCGCGGACGCGGTGGTGGTCGACCTGGAAGACGCGGTCGCGCCGGAAAGCAAGGAGCGGGCCCGAGCGGCTGCCGCCGAGTGGCTCTCGGCGGGCAACGCCGACACGCTGGTTCGGATCAACGCCCACGGCACACCGTGGTTCGCCGACGATCTGGCCATGGTGATCGAAGCCAACGCGGCGGTGATGCTGCCCAAGGCGCAGGACGCCGAGGTGCTGGCCGCGCTCGGAGCCGCCGGGGTGGTCCCCCTCGTCGAAACAGCGGCCGGAATCCAGCGCGCCCGCGAGGTGTGCACGGCGCCGGGTGTCGTGCGGGTCGCGTTCGGCAGTGTCGATCTCGCGGCCGAACTGGGCGTGGCGCACGACGACCACCTCGCGCTCACCTACGCACGGTCGGCGCTGGTCGTGGCAAGCGCGGCGGCGGGACTGCCGGGGCCGATCGACGGCGTCACCACTGCCCTGCACGACACCGACGCCCTGCTTGCCGACCTGCGGCACGCTCGCAGGCTCGGTTTCACCGGAAAGTTGTGCGTGCACCCGAGCCAGGTGACACCGCTGCACGATTCGCTCAAACCCACACCGAGCGAACTCGACTGGGCAAAGCGGGTGCTCGCGGCGGCGGCCGACGGCGCCGCCGCCCAGGTCGACGGGCAGTTGGTGGACAAGCCAGTGGTCGAGCGGGCGCGCGGGCTGATCGAAAGGGAAGGCTGA
- a CDS encoding acyl-CoA dehydrogenase family protein, with protein sequence MYELDADEQAIVATVRDFVDREVRPVARELEHANAYPETLIEQLKAMGVFGLAIPQPYGDVRVSTPCYAMITEELSRGWMSLAGAMGGHTVVSKLLLDYGTEEQKRKYLPRMATGELRATMALTEPGGGSDLQAIRTVARRDADGYVINGSKTWITNARRAGLVALLCKTDPDAEPAHKGISVLLVEKVPGFTVSRDLPKLGYKGVESCELSFVDCRMPADALLGEVEGEGFAQMMRGLEIGRIQVAARATGVGRAALDDALRYAQEREAFGKPIWRHESVGNHLADMATKLTAARQLLLHAARRFDSGERSDLEAGMAKLFCSETAMEIALNAIRVHGGYGYSTEFDVERYFRDAPLMIVGEGTNEIQRNVIVSQLVARGGL encoded by the coding sequence GTGTACGAGTTGGACGCCGATGAGCAGGCCATAGTCGCCACGGTCCGCGACTTCGTCGACCGCGAGGTGCGGCCCGTCGCGCGCGAACTTGAGCACGCCAACGCCTACCCCGAGACGCTCATCGAGCAGCTGAAGGCCATGGGCGTGTTCGGCCTCGCCATCCCGCAGCCCTACGGTGACGTGCGGGTTTCCACCCCGTGCTACGCGATGATCACCGAGGAGCTGTCCAGGGGCTGGATGAGCTTGGCCGGGGCGATGGGCGGGCACACCGTGGTCTCCAAACTGCTGCTCGACTACGGCACCGAGGAGCAGAAGCGCAAGTATCTGCCGAGGATGGCGACGGGTGAGTTGCGCGCGACGATGGCGCTCACCGAGCCGGGCGGAGGTTCGGATCTGCAAGCGATACGCACCGTAGCCCGCCGCGACGCCGATGGCTATGTCATCAACGGCAGCAAGACATGGATAACGAACGCACGCAGGGCGGGGCTGGTGGCCCTGCTGTGCAAGACCGACCCCGATGCCGAGCCCGCCCACAAGGGCATCAGCGTGTTGCTGGTGGAGAAGGTGCCCGGCTTCACGGTGTCGCGAGATCTACCCAAGCTGGGCTACAAGGGTGTCGAGAGCTGCGAACTGTCCTTCGTGGACTGCCGGATGCCCGCCGACGCGCTGCTCGGCGAGGTGGAGGGCGAGGGGTTCGCGCAGATGATGCGGGGGCTGGAAATCGGCAGGATACAGGTCGCCGCCCGCGCGACCGGAGTCGGCAGGGCGGCACTGGACGACGCACTGCGGTACGCACAGGAGCGGGAGGCCTTCGGCAAGCCGATCTGGCGGCACGAGTCGGTGGGAAACCACCTCGCCGACATGGCGACGAAACTCACCGCCGCACGGCAGTTGCTGCTGCACGCTGCACGCCGGTTCGACAGCGGCGAGCGCAGCGACCTCGAAGCGGGGATGGCCAAGCTGTTCTGCTCGGAGACGGCGATGGAGATCGCCCTCAACGCGATTCGAGTACACGGCGGCTACGGCTACTCCACCGAGTTCGACGTCGAGCGCTACTTCAGGGACGCTCCGTTGATGATCGTGGGCGAGGGCACCAACGAGATCCAGCGCAACGTCATCGTCTCCCAGCTGGTGGCCAGGGGCGGACTGTGA
- a CDS encoding helix-turn-helix transcriptional regulator, with translation MLSAITHSPGFESFGAEIARRTGLRGPSIYKSLARLTERGFLQEARVEPARHGTPRRWFALTDAGRVLAVRWGVMRRETVVAERLRAVAAVLDLGADDPLSRAADLLDVPGVPGAEFDVNALVEAVLGPDGGS, from the coding sequence GTGCTCTCGGCGATCACGCATTCGCCGGGGTTTGAGTCGTTCGGTGCCGAGATCGCACGGAGGACCGGGCTGCGGGGGCCGTCGATCTACAAGTCGCTCGCACGGTTGACCGAGCGGGGGTTCCTCCAGGAGGCGCGGGTAGAGCCCGCGCGGCACGGGACCCCACGACGCTGGTTCGCCTTGACTGATGCTGGGCGCGTGCTGGCCGTCCGGTGGGGCGTGATGCGGCGGGAGACCGTGGTCGCTGAACGCTTGCGTGCGGTGGCCGCCGTGCTGGACTTGGGTGCGGACGATCCGTTGTCCAGGGCGGCGGACTTGCTGGACGTGCCCGGTGTGCCGGGCGCCGAGTTCGACGTGAACGCCCTGGTCGAGGCGGTACTGGGACCCGACGGCGGATCTTGA
- a CDS encoding IS5 family transposase (programmed frameshift), protein MSRRLVPDELWVLVEPLIPPGKTRPQGGGMPRVDDRAVFTAIVFVLTSGCAWRHLPPSFGVTVPTAHRRFTEWTEAGLWRQLHQAVLDELGGQGMIDWSRAVLDGASVRAKKGGGLTGPSPVDRGKPGSKIHVLSDRDGLPLTVGISAANTHDSHALKPLVNALRATRSHRGPRRRKPVKLHADKAYDIPALRHWLRRRGIIPRIARKGIESAEKLGKHRWVIERSIAWLTGYRRLTTRYERKPNHYLAFLTLAATITCYKKLPK, encoded by the exons TTGTCGCGGCGGCTGGTGCCCGACGAGTTGTGGGTGCTGGTCGAGCCGTTGATCCCGCCGGGAAAGACGCGCCCGCAGGGTGGCGGCATGCCGCGAGTGGACGATCGCGCGGTGTTCACCGCGATCGTGTTCGTGCTGACCAGTGGCTGCGCCTGGCGGCATCTGCCGCCGAGCTTCGGGGTCACCGTGCCGACGGCACATCGCCGGTTCACCGAATGGACCGAGGCGGGACTGTGGCGGCAGTTACACCAGGCGGTGCTCGACGAACTGGGTGGCCAAGGCATGATCGACTGGTCCCGAGCGGTCCTGGACGGAGCATCCGTCAGGGCCA AAAAGGGGGGCGGTCTGACCGGCCCCAGCCCGGTCGATCGCGGCAAGCCCGGCTCGAAGATCCACGTGCTGTCCGACCGGGACGGCCTGCCCCTGACGGTCGGGATCTCCGCGGCCAACACCCATGACAGCCACGCACTCAAACCTCTGGTCAACGCGCTTCGGGCGACCCGGTCCCACCGTGGACCCCGGCGCCGGAAGCCGGTCAAGCTGCACGCCGACAAGGCTTACGACATCCCAGCACTACGCCACTGGCTGCGCCGGCGCGGGATCATTCCCCGCATCGCACGCAAGGGCATCGAATCCGCAGAGAAGCTCGGCAAACACCGGTGGGTCATCGAACGGTCCATCGCCTGGCTGACCGGCTACCGGCGCCTGACCACCCGCTACGAACGCAAACCCAACCACTACCTCGCCTTCCTCACCCTCGCCGCCACTATCACCTGCTACAAGAAACTCCCCAAATGA
- a CDS encoding iron chelate uptake ABC transporter family permease subunit — protein sequence MALGEELAKGLRQNINHGRLRVLTAAVLLASGATALVGPIAFAGLLVPHLATRRHSCKRTTGRSRRARTADRPSRHATPAPGRSSGRMPRTAGHLAVSISGRTTVPGEYCW from the coding sequence GTGGCGCTGGGCGAGGAACTCGCCAAGGGGCTGAGGCAGAACATCAACCACGGCCGGCTGCGGGTGCTGACCGCGGCGGTGTTGCTGGCCAGTGGCGCGACCGCGCTGGTTGGGCCGATCGCGTTCGCCGGCCTGCTGGTTCCACACCTCGCCACGAGGAGACACTCGTGCAAGCGAACGACAGGGCGATCCCGCAGAGCACGAACCGCCGACCGGCCAAGCCGCCACGCCACGCCAGCGCCAGGTCGATCGTCGGGCCGGATGCCGCGTACGGCGGGACACCTGGCGGTCTCGATTTCCGGCCGCACAACGGTGCCCGGCGAATACTGCTGGTAG
- a CDS encoding helix-turn-helix transcriptional regulator produces MPLTETRTLVGRADEIATIEALVSDARQGRAAALVIRGEAGIGKSALLEHAAANSDGMRLLRGSAVESEAELPFAGLHLLLGPVRESIERLPAPHAGVLRNALGTGNGHTGDRFSVGVAVLTLLAELSKESPVLALVDDAHWLDWPTKETLLFAARRLGTERVALLFTAREPDAPAFPARDIDQLHLDGLGTEAAEALLRTHAAELPRHLADQVVAEAMGNPLALLELSSALLLDRGRPEPHALAPLPAPDRVTKTFADRIRSLPERTRTIVLVAAADGTCDTGRVLAAARLLGADITDLRLAEDAGLLAFTQTCLWFRHPLVRTAAYHDALLLDRIAVHRALAQVLDQPDDADRRAWHRAAASTGPDEEIAAELERSAEHARARGGYSAVVIAYERAAALTPRRAERGRRLLAASRAATDAGQPQRACELARQATAQLTDPAQKAKAAMIHATLADDQDQPAESRRVLRLAADEVVTSAPELASELLFWAVSSAWTAGEPVTAAVIADHAETLRLPGADRVRALAAAAGGDLVAATRALRWLLDAPTMRTGCADRALTLRSRTRNAAWHVLLGDHGTAHEQAAELVRRIHADSADGVLPRALAVLADAHLHLGRHRQALDTAKEGMRLAENIGQRHSAALFAGVLARLSAIEGDEAGTTAHAAEASAERAAAALGLLELGLGRNDTALDRLTALADETDPLHAVATFPDLVEAAVRARQPQRAADAGKLFSQWAQLSDATWALAVSLRCRALLGEDEDRLFSEAVELHRQSQDHPFERARTELVYGEYLRRARHRTRARRLLRSALSGFERLGARSWAQRARTELRATGERLTTPGQESNGTERLTPQELRIVLLAADGLSNRDIGDQLFLSPRTVGYHLYKAYPKLGVSSRRELGKLGLAS; encoded by the coding sequence ATGCCGCTCACCGAAACAAGGACGCTTGTCGGCCGCGCCGACGAGATCGCCACGATCGAGGCGCTGGTTTCCGATGCTCGCCAGGGCCGCGCCGCCGCACTCGTCATCCGTGGCGAGGCGGGCATCGGAAAGTCCGCGCTGCTGGAACACGCCGCGGCCAACTCCGACGGCATGCGACTGCTGCGCGGCAGCGCCGTTGAATCGGAGGCCGAGCTTCCCTTCGCCGGGCTGCACCTGCTCCTCGGCCCGGTACGCGAAAGCATCGAACGCCTTCCCGCCCCGCACGCCGGGGTGCTACGCAACGCGCTCGGCACCGGCAACGGACACACCGGCGACCGGTTCTCCGTCGGCGTCGCCGTGTTGACCTTGCTGGCCGAACTGTCAAAGGAATCACCGGTACTCGCGCTGGTGGACGACGCGCACTGGCTGGACTGGCCGACGAAGGAAACACTGCTGTTCGCCGCACGCAGGCTCGGTACCGAGCGGGTCGCGCTGCTGTTCACGGCCCGGGAGCCGGACGCACCAGCGTTTCCCGCGCGGGACATCGACCAGTTGCACCTGGACGGCCTCGGCACCGAGGCGGCCGAAGCGCTGCTGCGCACGCACGCTGCCGAACTGCCGCGACATCTGGCCGATCAGGTCGTGGCCGAGGCGATGGGAAACCCGCTGGCGCTGCTGGAACTGTCCTCGGCGCTGCTGCTGGACCGGGGACGACCCGAACCCCACGCGCTCGCCCCACTGCCCGCGCCCGACCGGGTCACCAAGACATTCGCCGACCGTATCCGTTCACTGCCCGAACGCACCAGAACGATCGTGCTGGTAGCCGCGGCAGACGGCACCTGCGACACCGGCAGGGTGCTCGCTGCGGCACGGTTGCTAGGCGCCGATATCACCGACCTGCGACTGGCCGAGGACGCCGGACTGCTCGCCTTCACCCAGACGTGCCTGTGGTTTCGGCATCCGCTGGTTCGCACGGCCGCCTACCACGACGCGCTGTTGCTGGACCGCATCGCGGTGCATCGCGCGCTTGCTCAGGTACTCGACCAGCCCGACGACGCCGACCGCAGGGCATGGCACCGCGCGGCCGCGAGCACAGGGCCCGACGAGGAGATCGCCGCCGAACTCGAACGCAGTGCCGAGCACGCCAGAGCCAGGGGCGGGTACTCCGCCGTGGTCATCGCCTACGAGCGGGCGGCCGCACTGACGCCGCGGCGGGCGGAGCGCGGCAGGAGGCTGCTCGCGGCCTCCCGCGCCGCCACCGATGCGGGGCAGCCACAGCGGGCCTGTGAGCTGGCGCGGCAGGCGACCGCCCAGCTCACGGACCCGGCACAGAAGGCGAAGGCAGCGATGATCCACGCCACGCTCGCCGACGACCAGGACCAGCCCGCCGAATCACGGCGCGTGCTCCGGCTCGCAGCGGATGAGGTGGTGACCTCCGCACCCGAACTGGCGAGCGAGTTGCTGTTCTGGGCAGTGAGCTCGGCCTGGACCGCCGGTGAGCCCGTCACGGCTGCCGTGATCGCCGACCACGCAGAGACGTTGCGGCTGCCTGGCGCGGACCGGGTCAGGGCACTGGCCGCCGCGGCGGGCGGTGACCTGGTGGCGGCCACCCGGGCACTGCGTTGGCTGCTCGACGCTCCCACGATGAGGACAGGCTGTGCCGACCGGGCGCTGACGCTGCGCTCGCGGACGAGGAACGCGGCCTGGCACGTGCTGCTCGGTGATCACGGCACCGCCCACGAGCAGGCGGCGGAGTTGGTGCGTCGGATACACGCCGACTCGGCGGACGGTGTGCTGCCGCGTGCGCTGGCCGTACTCGCCGACGCTCACCTCCACCTCGGCAGGCACCGGCAGGCCCTCGACACGGCGAAGGAGGGTATGCGCCTCGCCGAGAACATCGGGCAGCGGCACAGCGCGGCGCTGTTCGCCGGTGTACTCGCCCGGCTGTCGGCGATCGAAGGCGATGAGGCAGGCACCACCGCCCACGCCGCCGAGGCTTCCGCCGAGCGAGCTGCCGCTGCCCTCGGCCTGCTCGAACTGGGGCTCGGCAGGAACGACACCGCACTCGACCGGCTGACGGCCCTTGCCGACGAAACCGACCCGCTGCACGCGGTGGCCACCTTCCCCGACCTGGTGGAAGCGGCGGTGCGGGCACGGCAACCACAGCGGGCCGCCGACGCCGGCAAGCTGTTCAGCCAATGGGCGCAACTCAGCGATGCGACGTGGGCACTCGCCGTCTCACTGCGCTGCCGGGCGCTGCTCGGTGAGGACGAGGATCGCCTGTTCTCGGAAGCCGTCGAACTACACAGGCAGAGCCAGGACCACCCGTTCGAGCGGGCACGTACGGAGCTGGTCTACGGCGAGTACCTGCGCAGGGCGCGCCACCGCACCCGAGCGCGTCGCCTGCTGCGGTCGGCGCTGTCCGGCTTCGAACGGCTCGGCGCTCGATCCTGGGCCCAGCGTGCCCGCACTGAACTGCGGGCGACAGGCGAGCGGCTGACCACGCCAGGGCAGGAGTCGAATGGCACCGAACGGCTCACCCCGCAGGAGCTGCGGATCGTCTTGCTGGCCGCGGACGGGCTCAGCAACCGAGACATCGGCGACCAGCTCTTCCTCAGCCCAAGGACCGTCGGCTACCACCTTTACAAGGCCTACCCCAAGCTCGGCGTCTCTTCCCGGCGTGAGCTGGGCAAGCTCGGCCTGGCAAGCTGA
- a CDS encoding cold-shock protein has translation MAHGTVKFFNPEEGWGAIASPDLPAGFDAWVHYSAIELDGFRNLEAGEAVEFRYEEAQQDGFCFRATSVRKA, from the coding sequence ATGGCACACGGCACCGTCAAGTTCTTCAACCCCGAGGAGGGCTGGGGAGCGATCGCCTCGCCCGACCTGCCTGCCGGGTTCGACGCCTGGGTTCACTACAGCGCGATCGAGCTGGACGGATTCCGGAATCTGGAAGCAGGCGAAGCGGTCGAGTTCCGCTACGAAGAAGCCCAGCAGGATGGCTTCTGCTTCCGTGCGACCAGCGTCCGCAAAGCTTGA
- a CDS encoding NADPH-dependent FMN reductase, with protein sequence METTTQLRLAIIVGSTRKDRFGPIPAAWFAQRARSYDGMSVDVIDLAELELPNSLDGSVDAERLADRLAMADAFVIVTPEYNHSYPASLKTAIDHYRHEWQAKPVAFVSYGGMGGGLRAVEHLRQVFAELHAATVRDTISFHNFWERFDDNGEPTDAASCGSAAKGMLDQLAWWGHALREARAKRPYAA encoded by the coding sequence ATGGAAACCACCACACAGCTGCGGCTCGCGATCATCGTCGGCAGTACCCGCAAGGACCGGTTCGGACCAATTCCGGCCGCCTGGTTCGCCCAGCGGGCCCGGTCGTACGACGGCATGAGCGTGGACGTCATCGACCTCGCCGAACTGGAGTTGCCCAACTCACTCGACGGCTCAGTCGACGCGGAAAGGCTGGCCGACCGGCTCGCGATGGCGGACGCCTTCGTGATCGTGACACCGGAGTACAACCACAGCTACCCGGCTTCGCTGAAGACCGCCATCGACCACTACCGGCACGAATGGCAGGCGAAGCCCGTCGCGTTCGTCTCATACGGCGGAATGGGAGGCGGGCTGCGCGCGGTGGAGCACCTGCGCCAGGTCTTCGCCGAACTGCACGCGGCGACCGTGCGCGACACCATCAGCTTCCACAACTTCTGGGAACGGTTCGATGACAACGGCGAGCCGACGGACGCGGCCTCGTGCGGTTCCGCAGCCAAGGGCATGCTCGACCAACTCGCCTGGTGGGGGCACGCGCTGAGGGAGGCCCGCGCGAAGCGGCCGTATGCCGCGTGA
- a CDS encoding CHC2 zinc finger domain-containing protein, which translates to MLHERGPRPWYGRCPFFASTTFQVRPTHGTYHCFGRCNAGTARTSNARVEGS; encoded by the coding sequence GTGTTACATGAGCGCGGCCCGCGACCGTGGTACGGCCGCTGCCCCTTCTTTGCATCGACGACCTTCCAGGTTCGCCCGACCCACGGGACCTACCACTGCTTTGGACGTTGCAACGCTGGCACGGCGCGGACGTCCAACGCTCGTGTCGAAGGATCGTGA